Proteins encoded by one window of Microbacterium testaceum:
- the pyk gene encoding pyruvate kinase, whose product MRRAKIVATLGPATSSYEMVRAIIDAGVDVARLNLSHGDYSVHDANFANVRKAAEDAGRPVAALVDLQGPKIRLGKFENGPHDLLPGDIFKITIDDILGTKEIVGTTFKGLPQDVRPGDFLLIDDGKVRVEVVETDGTVVTTKVIVGGPVSNNKGINLPGVAVNVPALSEKDEADLRWGLNAGADLIALSFVRDAKDIERVHEIMAEEGRYVPVIAKIEKPQAVDNLEEIIDAFDGIMVARGDLGVELPLEAVPIVQKRAVELARRMAKPVIVATQMLESMINSPVPTRAETSDVANAVLDGADAVMLSGETSVGDYPVVVVETMARIVASTEEHGLERIAPLTNKPRTQGGAITLAAVEVADFVEAKFLCVFTESGDSARRMSRLRSTIPMIAFTPEPGIRRRLALTWGVRSTLVEHVSHTDKMFLQVDDYLLSHKLAEVGDKVVVISGSPPGIAGSTNDLRVHRVGDAVHGAAPVYKEV is encoded by the coding sequence ATGAGACGCGCCAAGATCGTCGCAACACTCGGGCCCGCCACGTCGTCGTATGAGATGGTTCGCGCCATCATCGACGCCGGTGTGGATGTCGCCCGCCTCAACCTGAGCCACGGAGATTACTCCGTGCACGACGCCAACTTCGCCAACGTGCGCAAGGCGGCAGAAGACGCCGGACGCCCGGTCGCGGCCCTCGTCGACCTGCAGGGCCCGAAGATCCGCCTCGGCAAGTTCGAGAACGGTCCCCACGACCTGCTGCCCGGTGACATCTTCAAGATCACCATCGACGACATCCTCGGCACCAAAGAGATCGTCGGCACGACCTTCAAGGGTCTGCCCCAGGACGTCCGCCCCGGCGACTTCCTGCTGATCGACGACGGCAAGGTCCGCGTCGAGGTCGTCGAGACCGACGGCACCGTCGTGACCACCAAGGTCATCGTCGGCGGCCCGGTCTCGAACAACAAGGGCATCAACCTGCCCGGCGTGGCCGTGAACGTCCCCGCACTGAGCGAGAAGGACGAGGCGGACCTCCGCTGGGGCCTGAACGCCGGCGCCGACCTCATCGCCCTGTCGTTCGTCCGCGACGCCAAGGACATCGAGCGCGTGCACGAGATCATGGCCGAAGAGGGGCGCTACGTGCCCGTCATCGCCAAGATCGAGAAACCGCAGGCGGTCGACAACCTCGAGGAGATCATCGACGCCTTCGACGGCATCATGGTCGCCCGCGGCGACCTCGGTGTCGAGCTGCCCCTCGAGGCCGTCCCGATCGTGCAGAAGCGCGCCGTCGAACTCGCCCGCCGCATGGCCAAGCCCGTCATCGTCGCGACGCAGATGCTCGAGTCGATGATCAACAGCCCGGTCCCCACGCGCGCCGAAACCAGCGACGTCGCCAACGCCGTCCTCGACGGTGCGGACGCGGTCATGCTCTCGGGCGAGACCAGCGTCGGCGACTACCCGGTCGTGGTCGTCGAGACCATGGCGCGCATCGTCGCGTCCACCGAGGAGCACGGTCTCGAGCGCATCGCGCCGCTGACCAACAAGCCCCGCACGCAGGGTGGCGCCATCACGCTCGCCGCCGTCGAGGTGGCCGACTTCGTCGAGGCGAAGTTCCTCTGCGTGTTCACCGAGTCGGGTGACTCGGCGCGCCGCATGTCGCGTCTGCGTTCGACCATCCCCATGATCGCGTTCACGCCCGAGCCCGGCATCCGCCGTCGCCTCGCGCTGACGTGGGGCGTGCGCTCCACGCTGGTGGAGCACGTGTCGCACACCGACAAGATGTTTCTGCAGGTCGACGACTACCTGCTCTCGCACAAGCTGGCCGAGGTGGGGGACAAGGTCGTCGTGATCTCCGGTTCCCCTCCCGGAATCGCGGGCTCGACGAACGACCTGCGCGTCCACCGCGTGGGCGACGCCGTGCACGGCGCAGCGCCCGTCTACAAAGAGGTCTGA
- a CDS encoding ANTAR domain-containing response regulator → MTDQEAVPASAPAAPRRVVVAEDESLIRLDIVEILRDNGFDVVGEAGDGETAVQLATELRPDLVIMDVKMPQLDGISAAEKLSKNHIAPVVLLTAFSQKELVERASEAGALAYVVKPFTPNDLLPAIEIALARYEQIITLEAEVADMVERFETRKLVDRAKGLLNEKMGLSEPEAFRWIQKASMDRRLTMQDVAKAIIEQLAPKKG, encoded by the coding sequence GTGACTGATCAAGAAGCCGTTCCGGCCAGCGCTCCGGCCGCTCCCCGACGCGTCGTCGTCGCGGAAGACGAGTCGCTCATCCGCCTCGACATCGTCGAGATCCTCCGCGACAACGGCTTCGACGTCGTCGGCGAGGCCGGCGACGGTGAGACCGCCGTCCAGCTCGCGACCGAGCTGCGCCCCGATCTGGTGATCATGGACGTCAAGATGCCGCAGCTCGACGGCATCAGCGCCGCCGAGAAGCTCAGTAAGAACCACATCGCCCCGGTCGTGCTGCTCACCGCCTTCAGCCAGAAGGAGCTCGTCGAGCGGGCCAGCGAGGCCGGCGCTCTGGCGTACGTGGTCAAGCCCTTCACCCCCAACGACCTGCTCCCCGCGATCGAGATCGCCCTCGCCCGCTACGAGCAGATCATCACGCTCGAGGCCGAGGTCGCCGACATGGTCGAGCGCTTCGAGACCCGCAAGCTCGTCGACCGGGCCAAGGGCCTGCTCAACGAGAAGATGGGTCTGAGCGAGCCCGAGGCCTTCCGCTGGATCCAGAAGGCGTCGATGGACCGCCGCCTCACCATGCAGGACGTCGCCAAGGCGATCATCGAGCAGCTCGCCCCCAAGAAGGGCTGA
- a CDS encoding hotdog fold thioesterase — MSSTTPETSPGLDWAKERGMGALAEKMGIEWVEFSVERSVATMPVEGNTQPVGLLHGGAYVVLGESLGSMAANLYAGSGKLAVGIDINATHTRSATSGIVTGVCTPIHLGRSLTVHEIAVSDEQGRRCSTIRITNMIKDAPAR; from the coding sequence ATGAGCTCCACGACTCCCGAAACGTCCCCCGGCCTCGACTGGGCGAAGGAGCGCGGCATGGGCGCCCTCGCCGAGAAGATGGGCATCGAGTGGGTCGAGTTCTCGGTGGAGCGCAGCGTCGCGACCATGCCGGTCGAGGGCAACACCCAGCCGGTCGGCCTGCTTCACGGCGGTGCGTACGTCGTCCTCGGCGAGTCGCTGGGCTCGATGGCGGCGAACCTCTACGCGGGGTCGGGCAAGCTCGCGGTCGGCATCGATATCAACGCCACGCACACCCGCTCGGCCACGTCGGGCATCGTCACGGGTGTGTGCACCCCGATCCACCTCGGCCGCTCGCTCACGGTGCACGAGATCGCGGTGTCCGACGAACAGGGTCGTCGGTGCTCGACGATCCGGATCACGAACATGATCAAGGACGCCCCCGCGCGCTGA
- the polA gene encoding DNA polymerase I, which produces MTDAEKPTLLVVDGHSLAYRAFYALPVDNFSTKDGQHTNGIYGFLSMFVNLVKAEKPTHLAVAFDTSRQSFRTREYAEYKANRSESPAEFKGQIPLLQDCLRAMGVPVLAKEDFEADDILATLATQGEQQGFEVLVCSGDRDTIQLVTDDVTLLYPNVQGVSQLKRYDTAAVIEKYGLPPAQYPEIAALVGETSDNLPGVPKVGEKTAVKWLTQWGSLDALLDNADKITGVVGGNLREHIDGVRRNRALNRLLRDVELPVGPGDLKMHPLDAQAVRDIFARLEFRTLLPRVFDALGGDAGIVEEQRPTATAPTPSRLDATALAAWTAAATGEVGVTVTLAGGAPTAIGLASGDTAVEAEWSPAVRDALAEWLASDAPKVFADAKPQIKALAREGVAVGGVAFDVILAGWLVRPSFPDKTLGDLVERMLDEKLPVADPTQLVPETEGATSSQLSWFTRRVAEAQRADMPESVASLLDDIELPTLTALADMELAGVAVSHEKLSSFSAELGARADALARDAYAAIGHEVNLGSPKQLQEVLFDELQLPKTRKTKSGYTTDAAALADLQESADHPFLDLLLRHREATKLKQIIDALDTATGADGRIHTTYVQTGSQTGRLSSTDPNLQNIPIRTEESRRIRAAFVVGEGYETLLTADYSQIEMRIMAHLSGDPGLIEAFNSGEDLHRFVGARVFGVEPAEVTPAMRTKVKAMSYGLVYGLSAFGLSKQLRIEQSEAKKLMLEYFARFGAVRDYLRGSVEQARQDGYTETIFGRRRPFPDLTSMNRVLRENAERAALNAPIQGSAADIMKVALFHIERDLADAELRSRVLLQIHDELVVEVAAGEWDDVEKIVRARMADAADLSVPLDVQIGRGGDWDEAGH; this is translated from the coding sequence GTGACGGATGCCGAAAAGCCTACTCTCCTCGTCGTCGACGGCCATTCGCTGGCGTATCGGGCGTTCTACGCCCTGCCGGTCGACAACTTCTCGACCAAGGACGGCCAGCACACCAACGGCATCTACGGGTTCCTGTCGATGTTCGTGAACCTCGTGAAGGCCGAGAAACCCACGCATCTCGCCGTGGCGTTCGACACCTCGCGGCAGTCGTTCCGGACGCGCGAGTACGCCGAGTACAAGGCCAACCGCAGCGAGTCTCCCGCCGAGTTCAAGGGGCAGATCCCGCTGCTGCAGGACTGCCTGCGCGCGATGGGCGTGCCGGTGCTGGCGAAAGAGGACTTCGAGGCCGATGACATCCTCGCCACGCTCGCGACGCAGGGCGAGCAGCAGGGCTTCGAGGTGCTCGTCTGCTCGGGCGATCGCGACACCATCCAGCTCGTCACCGACGACGTCACGCTGCTCTACCCGAACGTCCAGGGCGTCTCGCAGCTCAAGCGCTACGACACCGCCGCCGTGATCGAGAAGTACGGCCTGCCGCCCGCGCAGTATCCCGAGATCGCCGCCCTCGTCGGCGAGACGAGCGACAACCTGCCGGGCGTGCCGAAGGTGGGCGAGAAGACCGCGGTCAAGTGGCTCACCCAGTGGGGCTCCCTCGATGCGCTGCTCGACAACGCCGACAAGATCACCGGCGTGGTGGGCGGCAACCTCCGCGAGCACATCGACGGCGTGCGCCGCAACCGCGCGCTCAACCGCCTGCTGCGCGACGTCGAGCTGCCCGTCGGCCCCGGCGACCTCAAGATGCACCCGCTCGATGCGCAGGCCGTTCGCGACATCTTCGCGCGCCTCGAGTTCCGCACCCTGTTGCCGCGCGTGTTCGACGCCCTCGGCGGAGACGCCGGCATCGTCGAAGAGCAGCGCCCCACCGCCACCGCTCCGACGCCCTCGCGGCTCGACGCCACGGCCTTGGCCGCATGGACGGCCGCAGCGACCGGCGAGGTCGGGGTCACCGTCACACTGGCCGGCGGCGCGCCCACCGCGATCGGACTCGCCTCGGGCGACACCGCGGTCGAAGCCGAGTGGTCGCCGGCGGTGCGCGACGCGCTGGCCGAGTGGCTGGCATCCGACGCTCCCAAGGTCTTCGCCGACGCGAAGCCGCAGATCAAGGCGCTCGCTCGCGAGGGTGTGGCCGTCGGCGGCGTGGCGTTCGACGTGATCCTCGCCGGGTGGCTCGTGCGCCCGAGCTTCCCTGACAAGACGCTCGGCGATCTCGTGGAGCGCATGCTCGACGAGAAGCTGCCGGTCGCCGATCCGACCCAGTTGGTTCCCGAGACCGAGGGCGCGACCTCGAGCCAGCTGTCGTGGTTCACGCGCCGCGTCGCCGAGGCGCAGCGCGCCGATATGCCCGAGTCGGTCGCGAGCTTGCTCGACGACATCGAGCTGCCGACCCTCACCGCCTTGGCCGACATGGAGCTCGCGGGTGTCGCGGTGTCGCACGAGAAGCTCTCGAGCTTCTCAGCCGAGCTCGGGGCCCGCGCCGATGCCCTCGCCCGCGACGCCTACGCCGCGATCGGTCACGAGGTGAATCTCGGTTCGCCCAAGCAGCTGCAGGAGGTCCTGTTCGACGAGCTGCAGCTGCCGAAGACCCGCAAGACCAAGAGTGGGTACACGACGGATGCCGCGGCCCTCGCCGACCTGCAAGAGAGCGCCGACCACCCGTTCCTCGACCTGCTGCTGCGCCACCGCGAGGCCACGAAGCTGAAGCAGATCATCGACGCGCTCGACACCGCCACCGGGGCTGACGGTCGCATTCACACGACCTACGTGCAGACCGGCAGCCAGACGGGGCGCCTGTCGAGCACCGACCCGAACCTGCAGAACATCCCGATCCGCACCGAAGAGAGCCGTCGCATCCGCGCAGCGTTCGTGGTGGGCGAGGGCTACGAGACGCTCCTGACCGCCGACTACTCGCAGATCGAGATGCGCATCATGGCGCACCTGTCGGGCGACCCCGGGCTCATCGAGGCCTTCAACTCGGGTGAAGACCTGCACCGCTTCGTCGGCGCACGAGTCTTCGGCGTCGAGCCCGCCGAGGTCACCCCGGCCATGCGCACGAAGGTCAAGGCGATGTCGTACGGCCTGGTCTACGGCCTGTCGGCGTTCGGCCTGTCGAAGCAGTTGCGCATCGAGCAGTCCGAGGCCAAGAAGCTCATGCTCGAGTACTTCGCCCGCTTCGGAGCGGTGCGCGACTACCTGCGCGGGTCGGTCGAGCAGGCCCGCCAAGACGGTTACACCGAGACGATCTTCGGGCGTCGTCGGCCGTTCCCCGACCTCACGAGCATGAACCGCGTGCTGCGCGAGAACGCCGAGCGCGCCGCGCTCAATGCGCCGATTCAGGGCAGCGCCGCCGACATCATGAAGGTCGCGCTGTTCCACATTGAGCGCGACCT